The following are encoded together in the Leptospira stimsonii genome:
- a CDS encoding AAA family ATPase, whose product MLLKKIQIKDFRCIEDSGELFLDKVTCLVGKNESGKTAILKALYRIKPDTKKEAFSQTLDFPKKKWKPNQPIPETQVVDTE is encoded by the coding sequence ATGTTATTAAAGAAAATTCAAATTAAAGATTTTAGATGTATTGAAGATTCAGGAGAACTTTTCTTGGATAAAGTAACATGCTTAGTAGGGAAAAATGAATCTGGTAAGACTGCAATTTTAAAAGCTCTTTATAGGATAAAACCAGATACTAAAAAAGAAGCTTTCTCGCAAACGTTGGATTTCCCCAAGAAAAAATGGAAGCCAAATCAACCTATACCGGAGACTCAGGTAGTAGATACAGAATGA
- a CDS encoding helix-turn-helix domain-containing protein, producing the protein MKKENNNKLFNSLSKGLNEAIEYTKGKKVSGVKAQIIEIQELPTFKGKEIRNIRTNLHLTQNTFAQALGVSTKTIEAWESGKNIPQGPAQRMLFILKNNSKALNILGIKN; encoded by the coding sequence ATGAAAAAAGAAAATAATAATAAACTATTTAATAGTCTTTCAAAAGGGCTTAATGAAGCAATTGAATATACTAAAGGCAAGAAAGTTTCAGGCGTAAAGGCGCAAATTATTGAAATTCAGGAATTGCCAACGTTTAAAGGTAAAGAAATCAGAAATATTAGAACTAATTTACATCTTACACAAAATACTTTTGCTCAAGCATTAGGTGTTTCTACTAAAACAATAGAAGCTTGGGAATCTGGAAAAAACATTCCACAAGGCCCAGCTCAAAGAATGTTATTCATTCTTAAAAATAATTCAAAGGCCTTAAATATTTTAGGGATTAAAAATTAA
- a CDS encoding type II toxin-antitoxin system RelE/ParE family toxin, whose product MKRIFIHLPDFDLFWKKAGLEDKELRELQEFLLENPKYGPVIKDSNGIRKIRWKKKGIGKSGGVRVFYLDIEEFSVLFLITLLEKNDKENLSKKELTILADLVTSLKDLIQSKRVRHEKRK is encoded by the coding sequence TTGAAAAGAATATTCATTCACCTTCCAGATTTCGATTTATTTTGGAAGAAAGCTGGACTTGAAGATAAAGAGTTAAGAGAACTCCAAGAATTTCTTTTAGAAAATCCAAAATATGGCCCGGTCATTAAAGATTCTAACGGAATTAGAAAGATACGCTGGAAAAAGAAAGGAATCGGCAAGAGTGGCGGAGTTCGAGTGTTCTACTTGGATATTGAAGAATTCTCAGTATTATTCTTAATAACACTTCTTGAGAAAAACGATAAAGAAAATCTTTCAAAGAAAGAGCTTACGATATTGGCGGATTTAGTAACTTCTCTAAAGGATTTAATTCAGTCGAAGAGGGTGCGACATGAAAAAAGAAAATAA
- a CDS encoding DUF262 domain-containing protein, with the protein MSLQPLYLQFLKLCQGRLFRIPEYQRPYSWEKKQRVDLFQDILAVLNKNDINYQHFMATLVALNTKEKITIGQHEYEIVEIVDGQQRITTLIILLKEISDYILENDFDNYKIAEELKNLLIKRDNSAILLQTNHDSNRVFSRYLKEGYSETNFQPLTTGEENLKNAIIECKYFIQSNSNNEILLNILRIVQNRLGFLYYEILDEGMVYTTFEVLNSRGRPVEWLDKTKSMLMGIIYEKYGVQNSKSKFIESHKIWTKLYEKIGIKNLNGDEILRYAATLMQDSTPSRVISSEISYEFLKEKATTNPNDILKIMNIFVDIASKLEELYDDQILNTITSISHARLLYLAIVSSKDLSAKDKTNLKSIWEKISFLIFGISKKDSRTAVGEYVRIAYEIYKNKHEGVTEIVKNLKSIASSYDIESEVNKLIKERDCYTSWTNELRYILYHYELSLAKQLKIEISNSWSDIWNGNSAETIEHIFPQEPGNETYWKGKFGRGNSVIIKNVNRIGNLTVLPKQQNSIAGNSSFPNKKEIYKKSNLLLMKEIIKVRDWNKKALENREETLKNFIIRTWQVH; encoded by the coding sequence ATGAGTCTACAGCCACTATATCTGCAGTTTTTGAAGCTATGCCAAGGACGGCTGTTCAGGATTCCAGAATACCAACGACCGTATAGCTGGGAAAAAAAACAAAGAGTCGATTTATTTCAGGATATTCTTGCTGTCTTAAATAAAAACGATATAAATTATCAACACTTTATGGCAACTCTTGTTGCATTAAATACTAAAGAGAAAATTACAATTGGTCAGCACGAATATGAAATCGTTGAAATCGTTGACGGTCAGCAAAGGATCACTACACTAATTATTTTATTAAAAGAGATTTCTGATTATATTTTAGAAAACGATTTTGATAATTATAAAATTGCAGAAGAATTAAAAAATTTACTGATAAAAAGGGATAACTCGGCAATATTATTACAAACAAATCATGACAGTAATAGAGTTTTCTCGCGCTACTTAAAAGAAGGTTACAGCGAGACAAATTTTCAACCATTAACTACTGGTGAAGAAAATCTTAAAAACGCAATTATTGAATGTAAGTATTTTATTCAGTCAAATTCGAATAATGAAATATTATTAAATATTCTTAGGATAGTTCAAAATAGATTGGGATTTTTATATTATGAAATCCTTGATGAAGGAATGGTTTACACGACTTTTGAGGTCTTAAACTCAAGAGGTAGACCTGTTGAGTGGTTAGACAAAACTAAAAGTATGTTAATGGGGATCATATACGAAAAATATGGAGTTCAAAATTCAAAGTCTAAATTTATTGAATCTCATAAAATATGGACAAAGCTTTACGAGAAAATAGGGATCAAAAACCTAAATGGCGATGAGATCTTAAGATATGCAGCAACTCTAATGCAAGATTCAACCCCAAGTAGAGTGATATCATCAGAAATTTCATATGAATTTTTGAAAGAAAAGGCAACTACTAATCCCAATGATATATTGAAAATAATGAACATCTTTGTTGATATTGCTAGCAAGTTGGAAGAGCTTTACGATGATCAAATTCTGAATACGATTACAAGCATATCGCATGCGCGACTGCTTTATCTCGCGATCGTCTCATCAAAAGACTTATCAGCAAAAGACAAAACTAATTTAAAAAGTATTTGGGAGAAAATCTCTTTTTTAATCTTCGGCATATCAAAAAAAGACTCTCGAACAGCTGTCGGAGAGTATGTTCGAATTGCTTATGAAATTTATAAAAACAAGCATGAAGGTGTGACTGAAATAGTTAAAAATCTTAAATCCATTGCTTCGTCCTATGATATTGAGTCAGAAGTAAATAAGCTAATTAAAGAAAGAGATTGTTACACAAGTTGGACAAATGAGCTACGTTATATTTTGTATCACTATGAATTGAGTTTAGCAAAGCAATTGAAAATCGAAATATCGAATTCCTGGAGTGACATCTGGAATGGGAACTCCGCCGAGACAATTGAGCATATTTTTCCTCAAGAACCTGGCAATGAGACTTACTGGAAAGGTAAGTTTGGAAGGGGAAATAGCGTAATAATTAAGAATGTCAATCGTATTGGTAATCTTACGGTTTTGCCGAAACAACAAAATTCAATTGCAGGTAACAGTTCATTTCCAAATAAAAAAGAAATTTATAAAAAAAGTAACTTACTATTGATGAAAGAAATTATAAAAGTAAGAGATTGGAATAAGAAAGCTTTGGAAAATAGAGAGGAGACTTTGAAAAACTTTATTATTCGAACCTGGCAAGTGCATTGA
- a CDS encoding type II toxin-antitoxin system VapC family toxin: protein MIKAIIDTGPIVAFFDESDVYCNNIRLFLKDFKGRLFTTIAVVTEVSYLLSDNKQAQSSFIEWIKDGAVTILNQDNDHFPLIHYYMEKYSDRPMDFADASLVSLSEIYGIKDILTLDSDFLFYKTKKGKALNIINSEMIKA, encoded by the coding sequence ATGATAAAAGCAATTATTGATACTGGACCTATTGTTGCCTTTTTTGATGAATCTGATGTTTATTGTAATAACATCAGATTGTTTTTAAAGGATTTCAAAGGGCGATTATTTACGACTATAGCCGTGGTAACAGAAGTTTCATATTTATTATCAGATAATAAACAAGCTCAGAGTTCATTTATTGAATGGATTAAAGACGGAGCGGTTACAATTTTAAACCAAGATAATGATCATTTTCCATTGATACATTATTATATGGAAAAATATTCAGATCGTCCAATGGATTTTGCAGATGCTTCTCTTGTTAGTCTTTCTGAAATTTATGGAATTAAGGATATTTTAACTTTGGACAGTGATTTTCTTTTTTACAAAACAAAAAAAGGAAAAGCATTAAATATCATTAATTCTGAAATGATCAAGGCTTGA
- a CDS encoding ribbon-helix-helix protein, CopG family: protein MISLRLPPELEKKLSEVAKIENKSKSEVIKESLVYYIDNFAQKPSAYELGKKYFGQYKSGISDKSVNHQKYIKDAILKKQKGK, encoded by the coding sequence ATGATTAGTCTTCGATTACCTCCGGAATTAGAAAAAAAACTATCAGAAGTGGCTAAAATTGAAAATAAAAGTAAATCAGAAGTAATCAAAGAATCTTTAGTTTATTACATTGATAATTTTGCCCAAAAGCCATCAGCCTATGAATTAGGTAAAAAATACTTTGGCCAATATAAAAGTGGGATTTCAGATAAATCAGTAAATCATCAAAAGTATATTAAAGATGCAATACTGAAAAAACAAAAAGGTAAATGA
- a CDS encoding DUF1829 domain-containing protein — protein MMAEIERLLAEYHSWLQEKTLIKSVNDWFEITTPYIDRHNDYIQIYVKPYGKEKFVLSDDGYVINDLSLSGCLIDTPKRKELLHTVLNGLGVKLNGSQLNVSASASDFPLKKHSLIQAMLAVDDLFYTAKPHVLSLFLEDVTQWLKKNEVRFVQNVKFSGRSGYDHYFHFVIPESKERPERIVQALNVPDKNNVEVFLFAWSETKEVRPSESVAYAILNDREHDVSPSVVDALKKYEITPIPWVTRNSFSKDLAA, from the coding sequence ATGATGGCTGAAATAGAAAGATTATTGGCTGAATATCATTCCTGGCTTCAAGAAAAGACACTAATTAAGTCAGTGAATGATTGGTTCGAAATAACGACCCCATATATTGATAGGCATAATGATTATATTCAAATTTACGTAAAGCCTTATGGAAAAGAAAAGTTTGTCTTAAGTGATGATGGTTATGTTATTAATGATCTTTCATTATCAGGATGCTTGATCGATACACCTAAAAGAAAAGAGTTATTGCATACGGTTTTAAATGGGTTAGGGGTTAAACTTAATGGATCTCAGCTCAATGTAAGTGCAAGCGCAAGCGATTTCCCATTAAAAAAGCATAGTTTAATTCAAGCCATGTTAGCAGTCGACGATCTATTTTATACTGCAAAGCCACATGTTCTTAGTTTGTTTCTAGAAGATGTCACTCAGTGGTTGAAAAAAAATGAAGTAAGATTTGTTCAGAATGTGAAATTCTCCGGTCGTAGTGGGTATGATCATTATTTTCACTTTGTTATACCTGAATCGAAAGAACGACCTGAAAGAATCGTACAAGCTTTGAATGTACCTGATAAAAATAATGTTGAAGTTTTTTTATTTGCGTGGTCTGAAACAAAAGAAGTAAGACCTTCTGAATCAGTTGCTTATGCGATACTTAATGATAGAGAACATGATGTATCTCCTTCTGTTGTAGACGCTCTCAAAAAATATGAAATTACTCCAATACCATGGGTAACTAGAAATAGTTTTTCAAAAGATTTAGCGGCATGA
- a CDS encoding DUF6978 family protein has translation MSELTDADVADLLQLNKHIDISENYTFPTLGEQINIPLLSEDKREKFFLDISRGSINLNRVTFQTRAKVIFPLVRLDIDGRPHRNPDGSEIGVPHVHIYKHGYADKWAYSPVDIFGEAYEQAANMVERLDIFMNFCNIATRPEIEGDLFT, from the coding sequence ATGTCAGAATTAACAGATGCAGATGTAGCTGATTTGCTACAGCTTAATAAACATATCGATATTTCGGAAAACTATACTTTTCCAACGTTAGGGGAACAAATCAATATCCCTTTACTTTCGGAAGATAAACGAGAAAAATTTTTCTTGGATATTAGTCGAGGCTCTATTAATCTTAACAGAGTTACGTTTCAGACAAGAGCTAAAGTAATTTTTCCATTAGTCCGATTGGATATTGATGGAAGACCTCATAGGAATCCAGATGGAAGCGAAATCGGCGTTCCTCACGTTCACATTTATAAACATGGGTACGCTGACAAATGGGCATATTCACCTGTAGATATATTTGGTGAAGCGTATGAACAAGCTGCAAATATGGTAGAACGATTAGATATCTTTATGAATTTCTGTAATATTGCAACTAGACCTGAGATCGAAGGAGATCTTTTTACCTAA
- a CDS encoding putative toxin-antitoxin system toxin component, PIN family — MIKVLLDTNIYISAILFGGKPRIVLEELISGKVTGYTSDSILTEIKETLEKPKFKLDKEFILIVISEIESITQRIVNVPLKDYSGLRDRDDYHILESAMSARVDYLITGDKDLLVLNKIDDLRIVSVEQYLASEIGASSA; from the coding sequence ATGATCAAAGTCTTACTAGATACTAACATTTATATTTCGGCCATTCTATTCGGTGGAAAACCGAGAATTGTTTTAGAGGAATTAATTTCAGGAAAGGTTACCGGCTACACTTCGGACTCTATATTAACTGAAATCAAAGAAACGCTCGAAAAACCTAAGTTTAAACTTGATAAAGAATTCATTTTGATAGTGATATCTGAAATAGAATCGATAACTCAACGAATAGTTAATGTTCCTTTAAAGGATTATTCTGGTCTTCGAGATCGAGACGATTATCATATACTTGAAAGTGCGATGTCTGCAAGAGTTGATTATTTGATTACAGGCGATAAAGATTTACTAGTTCTAAATAAAATTGATGATTTGAGAATCGTATCTGTTGAACAATATTTAGCTTCAGAGATTGGGGCGTCCAGCGCCTAA
- a CDS encoding CopG family ribbon-helix-helix protein: MNQTVNISFEKGLLKEIDKIAKREHRSRSELIREAARAYIERRFKWEKIFEVGSALSKGTSITDDSIIDEIKLLRKTKKTS; the protein is encoded by the coding sequence ATGAACCAAACAGTCAATATTTCCTTTGAGAAAGGACTTTTAAAAGAAATTGATAAAATTGCGAAACGGGAACATCGATCTCGTTCCGAGTTAATTAGAGAAGCTGCAAGGGCATATATTGAAAGAAGATTCAAATGGGAAAAGATTTTTGAAGTAGGCTCTGCATTATCTAAAGGAACAAGCATCACTGACGATTCAATTATCGATGAGATTAAGTTACTTAGGAAGACAAAGAAAACTTCCTAA
- a CDS encoding PIN domain-containing protein, whose product MILVDTSIWIEFFKKNEPYFSELKDLIESSEVLVHEIIFGELLQGCKSKSEVSFILEYWENLNTLSSDNSFLEAGKLSYEQKLKDKGVGLIDSVIINEAVKRNLKLWTLDKKILKVLNAKEIYHSKQ is encoded by the coding sequence ATGATATTAGTTGATACTTCGATTTGGATTGAATTTTTCAAAAAAAATGAACCTTATTTTAGCGAACTAAAAGATTTAATAGAATCGTCTGAAGTGCTTGTGCATGAGATAATTTTTGGGGAACTTCTTCAAGGCTGTAAAAGTAAATCAGAGGTTTCATTCATTTTAGAGTATTGGGAAAATTTAAATACTCTAAGTTCCGACAACAGTTTTCTTGAAGCTGGAAAACTATCCTATGAACAGAAATTGAAGGATAAAGGCGTCGGACTAATTGACTCTGTAATAATCAACGAAGCGGTGAAGAGAAATTTAAAGCTTTGGACCTTAGACAAAAAAATATTAAAAGTTTTAAACGCTAAAGAAATTTATCATTCAAAGCAGTAG
- a CDS encoding DUF2191 domain-containing protein produces the protein MKVTAILPDDLITEVQKYSGGKNITDSLQKALSEWLKQAKIKKLNQKLAKSPLVFQQGFSGEKIRNLNRDR, from the coding sequence ATGAAAGTTACAGCTATTTTACCCGATGATTTAATAACTGAAGTTCAGAAATATTCTGGCGGAAAAAATATAACAGATTCGTTGCAGAAGGCACTTTCTGAATGGTTAAAACAGGCAAAAATTAAGAAACTAAATCAAAAGTTAGCTAAGTCGCCATTAGTTTTCCAGCAAGGATTTAGTGGGGAAAAGATACGAAATCTAAATCGAGATAGATAA
- a CDS encoding DUF2971 domain-containing protein: protein MLLFKYRGINEFSFKLILDNEFYFAKPSEFNDPFDSRTKTIYQGTFDDWYNWLRYTVGEEEAKAEKLAKEFEHKYIDDSMLGDAKKDDNRNRILCLSKTPSNILMWAHYADQHKGFCLGFESIASPTGGMGLELEGEDFELPGPGYPKDYLSAFDITYNNEIPPPWNRFKDRPSDIFKFLLR from the coding sequence GTGTTACTTTTTAAATACAGGGGTATTAACGAATTTTCTTTTAAACTAATACTTGATAACGAATTTTATTTTGCTAAGCCTTCGGAATTCAATGATCCTTTTGACTCAAGAACTAAAACAATATATCAGGGAACGTTTGATGATTGGTATAACTGGCTTCGATATACGGTTGGTGAAGAGGAAGCAAAAGCAGAAAAACTAGCGAAAGAATTCGAGCACAAATATATAGATGATTCAATGTTAGGCGATGCGAAAAAAGACGACAATAGAAATCGAATTCTTTGTCTTTCTAAAACACCTAGTAATATCTTGATGTGGGCTCACTATGCAGACCAACACAAAGGATTTTGTTTGGGTTTTGAGTCAATAGCTTCACCAACTGGTGGTATGGGACTCGAATTGGAGGGAGAAGATTTTGAACTTCCTGGCCCAGGATATCCAAAAGATTATCTTTCAGCATTTGATATTACCTATAATAACGAAATCCCTCCACCATGGAATCGCTTCAAAGACCGTCCTTCGGATATATTCAAGTTTTTGCTGCGATAG
- a CDS encoding toxin-antitoxin system, antitoxin component, protein MRKEYDFSKGKRGVYTRDLKDLHFPVYLDPQLEEYYKKIALKKNKDLSTIINTILQKEMELHDSLI, encoded by the coding sequence ATGAGAAAAGAATACGATTTTTCAAAAGGGAAACGCGGTGTTTATACACGAGACTTAAAAGATCTCCATTTTCCTGTATATCTTGATCCTCAATTGGAAGAATATTATAAAAAAATAGCTCTTAAAAAGAATAAAGATCTTAGCACGATTATTAATACAATTTTGCAAAAAGAAATGGAATTACACGATTCCTTAATCTAA
- a CDS encoding BrnT family toxin has protein sequence MRFEWDIEKERINIQKHDLSFGEALLVFAAPRTIYISDPDHSIGEVREIALGMIENITIAVVIFVDRTQNDEEIKRIISARPASNSEKAQYYSTDI, from the coding sequence GTGCGTTTTGAATGGGATATTGAAAAAGAAAGAATAAATATTCAAAAACATGACCTCTCATTTGGAGAAGCCTTATTGGTTTTTGCGGCTCCAAGAACTATTTATATTTCTGATCCAGATCATTCCATTGGTGAAGTCAGAGAAATTGCACTTGGAATGATTGAAAATATTACTATTGCAGTTGTAATTTTTGTTGATCGAACGCAGAATGATGAAGAAATAAAAAGAATCATATCAGCGAGACCAGCTTCGAATTCAGAGAAAGCTCAATACTACTCAACTGATATTTAA
- a CDS encoding type II toxin-antitoxin system PemK/MazF family toxin, giving the protein MVISQYEVYLINLDPTIGHEIKKSRPCVIISPNEMNKTIGTIIIAPMTTKSRSYPTRVELTFQGKKGWVVLDQIRTVDKTRLIKKLGKTDPKTVSKIKLVIKEMLVD; this is encoded by the coding sequence ATGGTGATTTCTCAATACGAAGTATATTTGATAAATTTGGATCCAACAATCGGACACGAAATAAAAAAATCGAGACCTTGCGTAATAATCTCACCTAATGAAATGAATAAGACTATTGGTACAATTATTATTGCACCAATGACTACTAAATCTCGATCGTATCCAACAAGAGTTGAATTAACATTTCAAGGAAAAAAAGGCTGGGTTGTGTTAGATCAAATTCGAACCGTCGATAAAACTCGTTTGATAAAAAAATTAGGAAAAACGGATCCCAAAACAGTTTCTAAAATAAAACTAGTTATAAAGGAAATGTTGGTTGATTAA
- a CDS encoding AbrB/MazE/SpoVT family DNA-binding domain-containing protein, whose amino-acid sequence MRASVVKIGNSKGIRIPKAVLEECHIEEEVDLLIDNNKLIIVPLKSKPREGWEKQFKTMSSNKDDKLLIPDSIDLSDKDWEW is encoded by the coding sequence ATGAGAGCGTCAGTTGTAAAAATAGGTAATTCTAAAGGTATTCGAATTCCCAAAGCGGTTTTAGAAGAATGCCACATTGAAGAAGAAGTAGATTTACTAATCGATAATAATAAACTAATCATCGTACCTCTAAAATCAAAACCGAGAGAAGGTTGGGAAAAACAATTTAAGACAATGTCTTCAAATAAAGATGATAAATTACTTATCCCCGATTCAATAGATTTATCGGACAAGGATTGGGAATGGTGA